One part of the Thermodesulfobacterium commune DSM 2178 genome encodes these proteins:
- a CDS encoding IS110 family transposase: MNYFVGIDVSKDTFNIAVLHQQSFILSKHLPMSQEGFSQLLSILKQYPKPIVVMESTGRFFLPLYHFLLANDIQAFVINPKILHRFFQFLSANNPSKSDTKDAKLLALFAQANPQFLNPLPPDHHLRNLSRLIQKLKKE, translated from the coding sequence ATGAATTACTTCGTCGGTATTGATGTCTCTAAAGACACTTTTAATATCGCTGTCCTCCATCAACAATCCTTTATCCTCTCCAAACACCTCCCTATGTCTCAAGAAGGTTTCTCTCAGCTTCTCTCCATCCTTAAACAATACCCTAAACCTATCGTAGTCATGGAATCTACTGGAAGATTCTTCCTCCCACTTTATCACTTTCTCCTTGCTAATGATATTCAAGCTTTTGTTATCAACCCAAAAATCCTTCACAGGTTCTTCCAGTTCCTCTCCGCAAACAACCCCTCTAAGTCTGATACCAAAGACGCTAAACTCCTTGCTCTTTTTGCTCAAGCTAACCCTCAATTCCTTAACCCTCTCCCACCTGACCATCACCTGAGAAACCTCTCCCGCCTTATCCAAAAACTCAAAAAAGAATGA